One genomic window of Hemitrygon akajei chromosome 1, sHemAka1.3, whole genome shotgun sequence includes the following:
- the LOC140732176 gene encoding urokinase plasminogen activator surface receptor-like, with translation MMRTLLALALFLGLIAQAHPLQCYDCDSSRENCSLGQRNVTCNDTLNLTCITLTIRTKLLLPTSGFIEVQQTLFGCGICTDVISFNSGRTSVFVHSACCNSDLCNSQVEPEKENMTLNGLECEGCLTFTETACNRSMAAVSCHGEQNRCIHATSIIGNTSQITMGCASESLCNERNINLLFGFRRSNVTCCQENRCNNGFQDNPNTTTPGTTTSSPTTQTHSTPRQSTAARTTLTVTDNNTASAINTQPLLITLLLVLWATVL, from the exons CCCACCCTCTCCAGTGTTACGACTGCGACAGTTCCAGAGAGAACTGCAGCCTGGGTCAGAGAAACGTCACCTGTAACGACACCTTGAACCTCACTTGCATCACCCTCACCATCCGGACAAAGTTGCTTTTACCGACTTCAG GATTCATTGAGGTCCAGCAAACGCTTTTTGGCTGCGGAATCTGCACCGATGTCATCTCCTTCAACAGCGGCCGCACTTCCGTCTTCGTGCACTCTGCCTGTTGTAACTCGGACCTGTGCAACAGTCAGGTGGAACCAG AGAAGGAGAATATGACATTGAATGGTCTGGAATGCGAGGGTTGTTTAACGTTCACGGAAACTGCGTGTAACCGATCGATGGCCGCTGTCAGTTGCCACGGGGAACAGAACCGTTGTATTCACGCCACAAGTATCATCG GCAACACCAGCCAGATCACCATGGGCTGTGCCTCGGAATCACTCTGCAATGAGCGGAACATCAATTTATTATTTGGTTTCAGACGCAGCAATGTCACCTGTTGCCAGGAAAACCGGTGTAATAATGGATTTCAGGATAACCCTAATACTACGACACCAGGGACAACTACATCATCGCCCACCACACAAACTCACAGCACTCCACGGCAGAGCACTGCAGCACGCACCACATTGACAGTCACAGACAATAACACTGCTTCTGCCATTAATACCCAGCCTCTCCTCATCACCCTGCTGCTGGTATTGTGGGCGACTGTACTCTAG